A genomic region of Dermacentor andersoni chromosome 9, qqDerAnde1_hic_scaffold, whole genome shotgun sequence contains the following coding sequences:
- the LOC126528549 gene encoding uncharacterized protein, with protein MQAPNQRFHEQLVTVVERFTSEVVLGPGALIIGNENLVVKAVAWSPKLLSQDQGFLSFSLRSNGDHYLHEGFAGDGDEQDGGNNIVITIPFEALSMAINSSFLAAGEAYRPIHEVEKGPRIAFISYRNDKFFRPARYSPASLVSTGQVVLSAKIGNGKIENLTDPLIYPYPTYKAE; from the exons GCTGGTTACCGTGGTGGAGCGGTTcacctcggaggtggtgctgggACCCGGCGCGCTCATCATCGGGAACGAGAACCTGGTTGTCAAGGCTGTCGCCTGGTCGCCCAAGCTGCTCTCTCAGGACCAAGGTTTCCTCAGCTTCTCGCTGCGCTCCAACGGTGACCACTACCTGCACGAAGGCTTCGCCGGCGACGGGGACGAGCAGGATGGCGGAAAC AACATCGTGATCACCATCCCGTTCGAGGCGCTGTCTATGGCCATCAACAGCTCTTTCCTAGCCGCTGGCGAGGCCTACCGACCCATCCATGAAGTGGAGAAGGGACCACGCATCGCGTTCATCTCGTACCGAAACGACAAGTTCTTCCGGCCAGCTCGCTATAGTCCTGCGTCCCTGGTCAGCACAG GGCAAGTCGTGCTGTCAGCCAAGATTGGTAACGGCAAGATTGAAAATCTCACCGATCCCTTGATCTACCCGTATCCGACTTATAAGGCCGAATGA